A region from the Mucilaginibacter sp. CSA2-8R genome encodes:
- a CDS encoding DUF1080 domain-containing protein, with translation MSASYSAFAQQGAKPEDTEVWSPVPVKVMPGKYLSVPPPSDAVILFDGKNLNEWVSNADRDKPANWTVKGDVLTVNKAGGNIETKRLFTSYQLHIEWRIPANITGEGQARGNSGIFLASLGKGDPGYELQVLDSYENKTYVNGMAGSIYKQFPPLSNPSRKPGEWQTYDVNWLAPVFNEDGSLKTPARITVAFNGIIVQNNTELRGPTQYIGQPSYSIKHGAASIKLQAHGDKSEPISFRNIWVRELKN, from the coding sequence ATGAGCGCATCGTATTCGGCATTTGCTCAGCAGGGTGCCAAACCCGAAGATACCGAGGTATGGAGTCCGGTTCCGGTAAAAGTTATGCCCGGAAAGTACTTAAGCGTACCACCCCCAAGCGATGCAGTCATATTATTTGACGGTAAAAACCTGAATGAATGGGTATCAAACGCCGACCGCGATAAGCCCGCCAACTGGACGGTTAAAGGCGATGTGCTTACGGTTAATAAAGCCGGTGGTAACATCGAAACCAAACGGCTGTTTACCAGCTACCAATTACATATTGAATGGCGCATACCCGCCAACATCACCGGCGAGGGGCAGGCCAGGGGCAACAGCGGTATATTTTTAGCGTCGTTAGGCAAAGGCGATCCTGGATATGAGTTGCAGGTGCTCGATTCGTACGAAAACAAAACTTATGTTAACGGAATGGCCGGGAGCATTTATAAACAATTTCCTCCATTGTCAAATCCTTCGCGGAAGCCCGGCGAGTGGCAGACTTATGATGTGAACTGGCTGGCACCCGTTTTTAACGAAGATGGCTCTTTAAAAACGCCTGCACGTATCACAGTGGCCTTTAACGGTATTATTGTGCAAAACAACACGGAGCTTCGCGGGCCTACACAGTATATTGGGCAGCCCTCTTACTCCATTAAACATGGTGCAGCGTCTATCAAGCTTCAGGCTCATGGTGATAAAAGCGAACCCATAAGTTTCCGTAACATCTGGGTAAGAGAGTTGAAAAACTGA
- a CDS encoding sugar phosphate isomerase/epimerase, which yields MINRRAFLTQAGLIGAGVTLLPKLSLAASNHVAGIQLYTLREQLPKDVRGAIAKVAKAGYREVEVFGYSKQNGFWGLKPVEFKKLLDQHGLKSPSGHYGMDMLLGEGKFDELDDAVAAGKILGHQYITMPYVDAKFRKTGADLKNVAAKLNMAAKRVKAAGLKMAYHNHDFEFMPIDGTTLYEVLLKETDPAMVSFEMDLYWVVRAGQDPVKWFEKYPGRFAMVHVKDMDKQDSKLNTEVGKGSVNFKQIFAKSKLAGIKHYIVEQENFKIDPYVSITESCNYLRNKLLV from the coding sequence ATGATAAATAGAAGAGCATTTTTAACACAGGCTGGCCTCATTGGCGCCGGAGTTACTTTATTACCCAAGTTGTCGCTGGCTGCCAGTAACCATGTGGCAGGCATACAATTATATACCTTACGCGAACAGTTACCTAAAGATGTGCGCGGCGCAATTGCCAAAGTTGCCAAAGCCGGATATAGAGAAGTGGAGGTTTTTGGTTACAGTAAACAAAACGGTTTTTGGGGATTGAAACCAGTCGAATTTAAGAAGCTTTTAGACCAGCATGGGCTTAAATCGCCAAGTGGCCATTATGGTATGGATATGTTGCTGGGTGAAGGTAAGTTTGACGAGTTGGATGATGCTGTAGCGGCCGGTAAGATATTGGGGCATCAGTATATCACCATGCCTTATGTTGACGCAAAGTTCCGTAAAACAGGTGCTGATTTAAAAAACGTTGCCGCCAAACTAAACATGGCTGCTAAGAGGGTTAAGGCCGCAGGTTTAAAAATGGCCTACCACAACCACGATTTTGAGTTTATGCCGATTGATGGTACTACACTTTACGAGGTGCTGTTAAAAGAAACTGACCCTGCGATGGTTAGCTTCGAGATGGATTTGTACTGGGTGGTGCGTGCCGGACAAGATCCGGTAAAATGGTTTGAAAAGTATCCGGGTCGCTTTGCCATGGTACACGTTAAAGACATGGACAAGCAAGACAGCAAGCTAAATACCGAAGTAGGTAAAGGTTCTGTTAACTTTAAGCAGATTTTTGCTAAATCTAAACTGGCGGGTATAAAGCATTACATCGTAGAGCAGGAGAATTTTAAGATAGACCCTTATGTAAGTATAACTGAAAGTTGTAATTATTTACGCAATAAGCTTTTGGTATAA
- a CDS encoding TIM barrel protein, protein MATNRRSAVKNLLAGTAALSATGLINMNQTQAAPSEESTSLKGNINHSACRWCYSDIPLDKLCAEGKKIGLKAIDLVGPKEWDTLKKYGLHSSMCNGAEINLVDGFNDKKFHETLVKQYSEMIPLVAKAGYTNLICFSGNKRGKSDEEGWENCVTGLKQLMPLAEKHKVVLVMELLNSKLNHKDYQADRTWWGAELCKKLGSENFKLLYDIYHMQIDEGDIITNIKQYNQYIAHYHTGGVPGRNEIDSTQELYYPAIMKAIVATGFKGYVAQEFVPTATDKLASLQKCVQICDV, encoded by the coding sequence ATGGCAACCAACCGCAGATCAGCTGTTAAAAACCTGCTGGCAGGTACCGCAGCCTTGTCGGCAACAGGCTTAATAAATATGAATCAAACGCAGGCTGCTCCGTCCGAAGAAAGTACGTCGCTTAAAGGCAACATCAATCACTCCGCCTGCCGGTGGTGTTATAGTGATATACCCTTGGACAAGCTTTGCGCCGAAGGGAAAAAAATAGGCTTGAAAGCTATTGATTTAGTAGGCCCTAAGGAGTGGGACACACTAAAAAAATATGGTTTACATTCATCGATGTGCAATGGTGCCGAAATTAACCTCGTTGATGGTTTTAACGACAAGAAGTTCCACGAAACGCTGGTTAAGCAATACAGCGAGATGATACCGCTGGTAGCTAAAGCAGGTTACACTAATTTAATTTGTTTTAGCGGCAATAAGCGTGGTAAGAGCGATGAGGAGGGATGGGAAAACTGCGTAACCGGCCTAAAGCAATTGATGCCATTGGCCGAAAAGCATAAAGTAGTGTTGGTTATGGAACTTTTGAATAGTAAGTTAAACCATAAGGATTACCAGGCCGACCGTACTTGGTGGGGCGCCGAACTGTGCAAAAAGCTGGGTTCCGAAAACTTTAAACTGCTGTATGACATCTATCACATGCAGATTGACGAGGGCGACATCATTACCAATATTAAGCAATATAACCAGTACATTGCCCACTACCACACCGGCGGCGTACCCGGTCGTAACGAAATTGATAGTACCCAAGAGCTGTACTATCCGGCTATTATGAAAGCGATTGTTGCTACCGGCTTTAAAGGTTATGTAGCGCAGGAATTTGTACCAACGGCAACTGATAAGTTAGCCTCATTGCAAAAATGTGTGCAGATATGTGATGTTTAA
- a CDS encoding nucleoside permease: MTASVKIKLSVMMFLEFFIWGAWFVTLGTYLLTNLKTSATEVGVAYLTQSIGAIVAPFIIGLIADKYFSAQKILGVLHLIGGALLWLSSTAADFSAFYPYVLLYMIVYMPTLALVNSISFRQMTNPSKEFPPIRVLGTLGWIVAGFAIGWLGWEKTGSLALTLKTASIASFILGLFSFTLPATPPVKKEQATSLSDILGLDAIRLLKNRSYLVFFLASVAICVPLAFYYNFTNPFLNEVGMQGAAGKQAFGQVSELIFMALMPLFFVRLGVKKMLAVGMLAWVLRYVFFAYGNIESNYWMLIMGIVMHGICYDFFFVTGQIYTDNLAGERFKSAAQGFITLATYGVGMLIGFSISGPIVDSYKTGANAHNWQQIWLIPAGIAAVVLVLFLLLFKERPGQAKTSTAYVDETGTLSL, translated from the coding sequence ATGACTGCATCGGTAAAAATAAAGTTGTCGGTAATGATGTTCCTGGAATTTTTTATCTGGGGGGCATGGTTTGTTACTTTAGGTACCTACCTGCTCACCAATTTAAAAACCAGTGCCACTGAGGTGGGGGTAGCTTATCTTACACAATCTATTGGCGCTATTGTAGCGCCTTTCATCATTGGGCTCATTGCAGATAAATATTTTTCTGCGCAAAAAATTTTAGGGGTATTGCATCTTATTGGTGGTGCACTGCTGTGGCTAAGTTCGACAGCCGCCGATTTTTCTGCCTTTTACCCTTATGTATTGCTCTACATGATTGTGTATATGCCGACGCTCGCGTTAGTCAACTCCATATCTTTCAGGCAAATGACCAATCCAAGCAAAGAGTTTCCGCCTATCCGGGTATTAGGAACTTTGGGATGGATCGTGGCAGGTTTTGCTATTGGCTGGTTGGGTTGGGAAAAAACAGGTTCGCTGGCATTAACGTTGAAAACCGCTTCTATAGCTTCGTTTATATTAGGGCTGTTTAGTTTCACGCTACCAGCTACGCCTCCGGTTAAAAAAGAACAGGCTACGTCGCTTAGCGATATTTTAGGCTTGGATGCTATCCGTTTATTGAAAAACCGCTCGTACCTCGTATTCTTCCTGGCATCGGTAGCAATTTGTGTACCGCTGGCATTTTACTATAACTTTACTAACCCCTTCCTTAACGAAGTGGGTATGCAGGGCGCTGCGGGTAAGCAGGCCTTTGGGCAGGTATCCGAGTTGATATTTATGGCACTGATGCCTTTGTTTTTTGTTCGCCTTGGGGTTAAAAAAATGCTGGCAGTAGGTATGTTAGCCTGGGTACTGCGCTATGTGTTTTTCGCTTACGGTAACATCGAATCCAACTACTGGATGCTGATTATGGGCATCGTAATGCATGGAATTTGTTACGATTTCTTTTTCGTGACCGGTCAGATTTACACCGATAACCTGGCGGGCGAACGCTTTAAAAGTGCAGCGCAGGGCTTTATTACGCTGGCTACTTACGGCGTGGGGATGCTGATAGGTTTCTCCATATCGGGGCCTATTGTAGACTCGTATAAAACAGGGGCTAACGCACATAACTGGCAGCAAATATGGTTAATACCAGCCGGCATAGCAGCCGTTGTACTTGTGCTGTTTTTACTGTTATTTAAAGAGCGCCCCGGTCAAGCCAAAACTTCAACCGCTTACGTTGACGAAACGGGTACGCTTAGCCTTTAA
- a CDS encoding c-type cytochrome — protein sequence MIKKAFLITSISLTVAVIASCGGGQKQDKVSADTTLGNNQSAVAQNSNAIQDTTGGIGTENTGTTNASSSKGAALIAKSDCLACHKEHDKLVGPSYAEVAKKYNSGDVDKLADKIIKGGAGSFGDIAMSPHPMISVDDAREIVKYILTVK from the coding sequence ATGATAAAAAAAGCATTTTTAATTACATCAATAAGCCTTACGGTTGCCGTTATTGCCTCCTGCGGGGGCGGCCAAAAACAAGATAAAGTAAGCGCTGATACCACCCTCGGCAACAACCAGTCGGCCGTGGCGCAAAATAGCAACGCCATTCAGGACACTACGGGTGGCATCGGTACCGAAAATACCGGCACTACCAACGCATCATCATCTAAAGGTGCTGCGCTGATTGCCAAATCTGATTGCCTGGCTTGCCACAAAGAACATGATAAACTAGTGGGCCCATCATATGCAGAGGTTGCTAAAAAATATAATTCGGGCGACGTCGATAAACTGGCCGACAAAATAATTAAAGGCGGTGCAGGCAGCTTTGGCGATATCGCCATGTCGCCGCACCCCATGATTTCGGTAGATGATGCCCGCGAGATCGTCAAATATATACTCACCGTAAAATAA
- a CDS encoding sugar phosphate isomerase/epimerase, whose amino-acid sequence MVTIKGPAIFIAQFIGNDAPFNNLKSIAQWAAGLGYKGLQLPTGDARFINLQKAAESKTYADDLNGIVQEAGLQITELSTHTQGQLVAVNPVYDQLFNGFAPVEYHQDMKARQQWAVQQVKYAAKASQNLGLSSSVTFSGALAWPYLYPWPQRPAGLVNEAFYELARRWTPILNYYDECGIDLCYEIHAGEDLHDGITYEMFLDRVNQHPRANLLYDPSHFVLQCLDYLQYIDIYHERIKMMHVKDAEFNPSGRMGVYGGYQNWIDRAGRFRSLGDGQVDFKQIFSKMAQYDFPGWAVLEWECALKHPEDGAREGAQFIKDHIIRVTDRVFDDFASSGTDASLNKKILGL is encoded by the coding sequence ATGGTAACTATTAAAGGTCCGGCAATTTTTATCGCGCAGTTTATAGGCAACGATGCCCCTTTTAACAATTTGAAGTCGATTGCCCAATGGGCGGCAGGCTTAGGTTACAAAGGCCTGCAGCTGCCCACCGGCGATGCGCGTTTCATCAACCTGCAAAAGGCCGCCGAAAGTAAAACTTACGCTGACGACTTGAACGGCATTGTTCAGGAAGCCGGTTTACAGATTACCGAATTATCCACCCATACCCAAGGGCAATTGGTTGCCGTAAACCCGGTTTACGACCAGTTGTTCAACGGCTTTGCACCTGTCGAATATCATCAGGATATGAAGGCCCGCCAGCAATGGGCGGTACAGCAAGTTAAATACGCAGCCAAAGCTTCACAAAATCTGGGTTTAAGTTCAAGCGTAACTTTTAGCGGTGCATTGGCCTGGCCATATTTATACCCTTGGCCGCAGCGCCCTGCCGGTTTAGTTAACGAGGCTTTTTATGAACTGGCCCGCCGCTGGACTCCAATACTCAACTATTATGATGAGTGCGGTATAGATCTATGTTACGAGATACACGCCGGCGAAGATCTGCACGACGGTATCACCTACGAGATGTTTTTGGACCGCGTAAATCAACATCCCAGGGCTAACCTACTTTACGATCCGTCGCACTTTGTACTGCAATGCCTGGACTATCTGCAGTACATTGATATTTACCACGAACGCATCAAAATGATGCACGTTAAAGATGCCGAGTTTAACCCAAGTGGCAGGATGGGCGTTTACGGCGGCTACCAAAATTGGATTGACCGCGCCGGTCGTTTCCGCTCACTGGGCGATGGCCAGGTCGATTTTAAGCAGATTTTTAGTAAAATGGCCCAATATGATTTTCCGGGATGGGCGGTGCTGGAATGGGAGTGTGCGCTTAAACACCCCGAAGACGGTGCCCGCGAAGGCGCACAATTTATCAAAGACCACATCATCCGGGTAACCGACCGTGTTTTTGACGACTTTGCCTCGTCGGGTACAGACGCATCCCTCAATAAAAAAATATTAGGACTCTAA
- a CDS encoding Gfo/Idh/MocA family oxidoreductase — MRLRLGMIGGGQGAFIGAVHRIAARIDDEYELVCGAFSSDAAKSKASGLALGLAESRVYNSYHELIDQEKALPEHIRVQVISIVTPNHVHFEPAKLALESGFDVVIDKPATFTLAEAKQLEEVVARTGKSLCLTHTYTGYPMVKQARQLIAEGKIGRVRKVYVEYPQGWLSAFEEGNQDNKQAAWRTDPSKSGIAGAMGDIGTHAFNLAECVTGLSVSQLCADINTVVEGRKLDDDGAVLLKFDNGASGVLMATQIATGAENNVKIRIYGEAGGLEWQQDDANSLIVRYAGKPSEIWRTGGAYNGSFANYNTRTPAGHPEGYLEAFANLYRNFAQTLKAKAKGDKPTAEQMDYPGIQEGIRGMAFIENVIASGKSEQKWTPFNI, encoded by the coding sequence ATGAGATTGAGACTTGGAATGATAGGCGGCGGTCAGGGGGCCTTTATTGGTGCTGTACACCGCATAGCCGCACGCATTGATGATGAGTATGAATTGGTTTGCGGTGCTTTTAGTAGCGATGCCGCCAAATCTAAAGCCAGCGGATTGGCGCTGGGTTTAGCAGAAAGCCGGGTTTATAACTCCTACCATGAATTGATTGATCAGGAAAAAGCACTGCCCGAACATATACGGGTGCAGGTCATTAGTATTGTTACCCCTAACCACGTACACTTTGAGCCTGCTAAACTGGCCCTCGAGAGCGGCTTTGATGTGGTAATTGATAAGCCCGCAACATTTACCTTAGCCGAAGCTAAACAACTGGAAGAGGTGGTAGCCCGTACCGGTAAATCGCTTTGCCTTACACATACTTATACAGGGTACCCGATGGTAAAGCAAGCCCGGCAGTTAATAGCCGAGGGTAAAATTGGCCGGGTACGCAAAGTGTACGTAGAATATCCGCAAGGTTGGTTAAGTGCCTTTGAAGAAGGTAACCAAGACAATAAACAAGCCGCCTGGCGCACCGACCCATCTAAAAGCGGTATAGCAGGGGCTATGGGCGATATCGGCACGCATGCCTTTAACTTGGCCGAGTGCGTAACCGGATTAAGTGTAAGCCAACTGTGTGCAGATATCAATACCGTGGTTGAAGGCCGCAAACTGGATGATGACGGAGCCGTATTGTTAAAGTTTGACAACGGTGCCAGCGGCGTTTTAATGGCTACCCAGATAGCTACCGGAGCCGAAAATAATGTTAAAATAAGGATATACGGTGAGGCCGGAGGCCTGGAATGGCAGCAGGACGATGCCAATTCCCTGATAGTGCGCTACGCCGGTAAACCGAGCGAGATATGGCGTACCGGTGGTGCCTACAACGGCAGCTTCGCCAACTATAACACCCGCACACCCGCCGGTCATCCCGAAGGATACCTCGAGGCTTTTGCTAACCTGTATCGGAATTTTGCACAAACGTTAAAAGCGAAAGCAAAAGGGGACAAGCCTACCGCAGAGCAGATGGACTATCCTGGCATACAGGAAGGGATAAGAGGCATGGCCTTTATTGAAAATGTAATTGCTTCGGGTAAATCAGAACAAAAGTGGACACCATTTAACATCTAA
- a CDS encoding gluconate 2-dehydrogenase subunit 3 family protein: MDRREAINRVALLFGGTVIGAEFFLSGCKSGSSFDTDDLLDKDTVAYMNQIGETILPQTATPGAAAANVGGFMAIMVRDCYDTNDQKVFKEGLKKLDEACVKKFDKGFMKAEDGQRTALLNELDKEQKEYSKTKKEDAPNHYFTMLKQLTLLGYFTSEVGCTKALRYVPVPGKYIGDYPYMKGDKAWALA, from the coding sequence ATGGACAGGAGAGAAGCAATAAACCGGGTAGCCTTACTGTTTGGCGGTACGGTTATCGGAGCCGAGTTCTTTTTATCGGGATGTAAAAGCGGCAGTTCTTTTGATACAGACGACCTTTTAGATAAAGACACAGTAGCTTACATGAACCAGATAGGCGAAACTATTTTGCCGCAAACAGCAACGCCGGGTGCAGCTGCGGCTAATGTTGGTGGTTTTATGGCTATTATGGTGCGCGATTGCTATGACACCAACGACCAGAAAGTGTTTAAAGAAGGCTTGAAAAAACTTGACGAAGCCTGCGTTAAAAAGTTCGATAAGGGTTTCATGAAAGCCGAAGACGGTCAGCGTACTGCCTTGCTTAATGAGCTGGATAAAGAGCAAAAAGAATACAGCAAAACCAAAAAGGAAGATGCGCCTAATCATTACTTTACCATGCTTAAGCAGCTGACACTACTGGGATACTTCACCTCAGAAGTTGGATGCACTAAAGCATTGCGTTATGTTCCGGTTCCGGGTAAATATATAGGCGACTATCCGTATATGAAAGGTGACAAAGCCTGGGCCCTGGCTTAA
- a CDS encoding GMC family oxidoreductase: MADNTYDAIVVGSGISGGWAAKELTEKGLKTLLLERGRNIEHIKDYVNANKAPWEFEHRGNRTQQMIENYPVLKRDYVLNETNLNYWASDKDSPYIEKQPFDWFRSYQVGGRSLVWGRQSYRWHNSDFEANAKDGIAVDWPIRYADLAPWYSYVEKFAGISGNRDGVPILPDGDFMPPMEMNVVEKDVAKRLKEHYKGNRHMIIGRTANITQPHEGRVNCQYRNKCWLGCPYGAYFSTQSATLPAAIKTGNLTLRPWSIVVKVIYDKDTKLAKGVEVLDAETNKTYEYFAKIIFLNASTINTAAILMNSATDVWPEGLGSSGGALGHNIMDHHLNVGASGTVDGYEDKYYYGRRANGIYVPRYRNLNGEKRDYIRGFGYQGGAGRERWSRNIPEMNIGADFKEALTEPGAWTMGIGGFGETLPYHENRMWLDKTKKDKWGMPVPVIDAVVRDNEKKMRIDMMNDAAEMLEAAGVTNINKYQNEAVLGKGIHEMGTARMGRDPKTSVLNGFNQVWDAKNVYVTDGAAMTSSACQNPSLTYMALTARAANHAVSELKKMNI, from the coding sequence ATGGCAGATAATACTTATGACGCAATTGTCGTCGGTTCCGGTATTTCTGGTGGTTGGGCCGCCAAAGAATTAACCGAGAAGGGGTTAAAAACATTACTACTCGAACGTGGACGTAACATTGAGCACATCAAAGATTATGTAAACGCTAACAAAGCTCCCTGGGAATTTGAGCACCGGGGTAACCGCACGCAACAGATGATAGAAAACTATCCTGTACTCAAGCGTGATTATGTACTTAACGAAACCAACCTTAATTACTGGGCAAGCGACAAAGACAGCCCTTACATTGAAAAACAACCGTTTGATTGGTTTAGGAGCTATCAGGTAGGTGGCCGCTCGTTAGTTTGGGGAAGGCAGTCTTACCGCTGGCACAACAGCGATTTTGAAGCCAACGCCAAAGACGGTATCGCTGTAGATTGGCCTATCCGCTATGCCGACTTGGCACCCTGGTACAGCTATGTAGAAAAATTTGCAGGTATTTCTGGTAATCGTGACGGCGTTCCGATTTTACCCGACGGCGACTTTATGCCACCCATGGAAATGAACGTGGTTGAAAAAGACGTAGCCAAACGCCTCAAAGAACATTATAAAGGTAACCGGCACATGATCATTGGTCGTACGGCCAACATCACGCAGCCGCACGAGGGTAGGGTAAACTGCCAGTACCGTAACAAATGCTGGTTAGGTTGCCCATACGGCGCTTACTTTAGTACGCAATCAGCTACCTTGCCGGCCGCCATAAAAACAGGTAACCTTACTTTACGGCCATGGAGTATTGTGGTAAAGGTGATTTACGATAAAGATACCAAACTGGCTAAAGGCGTAGAGGTACTGGATGCCGAAACCAATAAAACTTACGAGTACTTCGCCAAAATTATATTCCTTAATGCCTCAACAATTAACACAGCGGCTATACTCATGAATTCGGCTACCGATGTTTGGCCCGAAGGTTTGGGTAGCAGCGGTGGTGCATTAGGGCATAATATTATGGACCATCATCTTAATGTGGGCGCTTCGGGCACAGTTGATGGGTATGAAGACAAATATTATTATGGTCGCAGGGCCAATGGTATTTATGTACCGCGCTACCGTAATCTTAATGGCGAGAAGCGCGATTACATCCGCGGTTTTGGTTACCAGGGCGGTGCCGGCCGCGAGCGCTGGAGCCGTAACATCCCGGAAATGAATATAGGCGCAGATTTTAAAGAAGCCTTGACTGAACCGGGCGCCTGGACCATGGGTATCGGTGGTTTTGGCGAAACGCTGCCTTACCACGAAAATCGCATGTGGTTAGATAAAACCAAAAAGGACAAGTGGGGTATGCCGGTTCCGGTGATTGACGCCGTAGTACGCGACAACGAAAAGAAAATGCGTATTGATATGATGAACGACGCAGCCGAAATGTTGGAAGCCGCAGGCGTAACAAATATTAATAAGTATCAAAACGAAGCTGTACTTGGTAAAGGCATCCACGAGATGGGAACTGCCCGTATGGGGCGCGATCCTAAAACATCAGTATTAAATGGGTTTAACCAAGTATGGGATGCCAAAAACGTTTATGTAACTGATGGGGCGGCCATGACGTCTTCGGCCTGCCAGAACCCATCGCTTACCTACATGGCACTTACCGCACGTGCGGCCAATCATGCAGTTTCTGAACTCAAAAAAATGAATATCTAA
- a CDS encoding tartrate-resistant acid phosphatase type 5 family protein, giving the protein MKRRDFVIGTTLSALGASLIAPLESLAEEQVTYIESEDLSASAGLTNGYPLNFMAIGDWGRNGEYNQVEVAKQMGDWGKANPNNFIISVGDNMYPKGVISELDPLWHYNFENVYTAHSLQVDWFPVLGNHDYVSDPDAQIRYSKVSRRWNMPSRYYSKEVSLGEGKGKALFLMIDTQPIIYDIKDQEPQKQLAWINKTLSEASADVKWKIVVGHHPYYTAGPRAKNYDTLTIRKAISNIFEKNKVDVYLAGHDHSLQHLKPEGPTNIFITGAGSELTAVTPGTQYSKFQASENGFMYFSVSAEKMAVRVINYEGKVLYNTMLNKS; this is encoded by the coding sequence ATGAAACGCAGAGATTTTGTAATAGGCACTACGCTTTCAGCTTTAGGTGCTTCGCTAATTGCTCCTTTAGAAAGTTTGGCCGAAGAGCAGGTAACATACATTGAAAGCGAAGACCTTTCGGCAAGTGCTGGTTTAACCAACGGTTATCCATTAAACTTTATGGCTATTGGCGACTGGGGCCGTAACGGCGAGTACAATCAGGTAGAAGTGGCTAAACAAATGGGCGATTGGGGAAAGGCCAATCCTAACAATTTTATCATTTCGGTTGGCGACAACATGTATCCTAAAGGCGTTATTAGCGAGCTTGATCCTTTATGGCATTACAATTTCGAAAACGTTTACACTGCGCATTCTTTACAGGTTGATTGGTTTCCGGTGTTAGGTAACCATGATTATGTATCTGATCCTGACGCGCAAATACGTTACTCAAAAGTAAGCCGCCGGTGGAATATGCCTTCGCGTTATTACAGCAAAGAAGTATCCTTGGGCGAGGGCAAAGGCAAAGCCTTGTTTTTAATGATTGATACGCAACCCATCATTTACGATATTAAAGATCAGGAACCTCAAAAGCAACTGGCTTGGATTAATAAAACACTGAGCGAGGCAAGTGCAGACGTGAAATGGAAAATTGTGGTGGGGCATCATCCTTATTATACTGCCGGCCCGCGTGCAAAAAATTATGATACGCTAACTATCCGCAAAGCGATCAGCAATATCTTTGAAAAAAACAAAGTGGATGTTTACCTCGCTGGGCACGATCATTCGCTGCAGCATTTAAAACCCGAGGGACCTACCAATATTTTTATCACAGGTGCAGGGTCTGAGTTAACTGCTGTTACGCCTGGTACGCAGTACAGTAAATTCCAGGCTTCCGAAAACGGCTTTATGTATTTTTCGGTAAGTGCCGAAAAAATGGCAGTCAGGGTAATTAACTACGAAGGCAAGGTGCTGTATAACACCATGCTAAATAAATCATAA